The Marinilongibacter aquaticus genome has a window encoding:
- a CDS encoding hybrid sensor histidine kinase/response regulator transcription factor, whose protein sequence is MKRSVLVIFLLKITLGYPQGILTFSKIENLPNQWINTIAQDSLGFVWIGTEDGLCRFDGNNIKVVRHSIEERNSLAANAVYDIFALKDKELLIGTQGGGISRFNLFKREFRTLNKYPGGKIFYAKEFHELNAGTYVVLYDEGILLFNTNTDTFKKVNMGTTNSKIAVVDTDSFWISTGSILYKYSVSKDQIVHKKEFQKPINMLVYSANQLLLAFDDSIASYTEQGIQKRAITDSAILHSAHFGERTVLASKTSLYNFDFDSFRLSSIRSSIDFGNYGINTLFFDRHNQLWVGTERALFKSKSMLSIFKTQTIPLHARRIIKHRDKLYIGGINGLYKIDSDRKPVRVLDGHILALNSIGPELWVTTLSGDVIKLERDSVEKRIALGSSDNIFRIYGLEQDSNGKIWVGCWSKGIVVLNGNGGLLKEIPLNALYGIEEAKILKMFIDSKDRLWMATAANGIFMLPNVSSYDPEGETLPVRHYTYKSEDINSINSNILFSIEEDRNNLIWFSTDLGIAYYDEKKDNFKRLRIDGKLFDKKVMTIRCDAHNNLWMSSIGNGLYVYLQSTNKIINYTTDSGLISNAFLFTSGYFDGNTNTLYFGTDTGIQTIELNRPTQLNAAQRPLITDLKINGESRDFIRMPYQNKISLTHKENDMAIQFSSLDLEHAINVDYSYSLDDNPWHAMEAQTVYFSNLNYGKHILRVKSNYNINLLDRDKNLSEFAIAIRPPWYRTTMAYVIYFLLVLGSAALVIHLFLKSKIAHIETQKTREINRLQSKMYANISHEFRTPLTVIGGLSKSLQKNDSQTGIVDKAKHIEKSSNRLLSLVNQMLDLVSLDAKKMELSYKQGDIIPFIKTVVSYYNALAEPKNINLRFSSETKTQIMDFDDDKLQKVMNNLLSNALKFTQRDGAVLVNVKKEDEHIEIRVRDTGTGIGKEHLPHVFNRYYKTFDLDKNLGSGIGMALTKELVELMSGSISVESEPGKGSLFSIRLPITNKADLATPKTRLPFVEREESPKEGTNGPDQHVQAGTVFSILIVEDNYEIRQYLKQLLHGTYRIYTATNGDEGIKTAQKKSIDFIISDVSMPKMDGFEFCQKIKQNIKTSHIPFIMVSARTQTESKLKGYTLGADAYLYKPFNERELLLIIGNLLKRVEHTKSHFGHLLQIRQSKQASVQQIDIDFIKQLQTYALSKSTKIPIDELAKSLHISRSQMHRKIKALTGKSTTLYINSIRLEKAKTLLSSTDLNISEIAYEVNFDDVAYFSKTFRKVHGSSPSEYRENHKK, encoded by the coding sequence ATGAAAAGGTCAGTTCTTGTAATATTTTTACTAAAAATAACTTTAGGTTATCCACAGGGCATATTGACTTTTTCAAAAATCGAGAATTTGCCCAATCAATGGATCAATACAATAGCACAAGACAGTCTGGGCTTCGTATGGATTGGGACCGAGGATGGTTTATGCCGTTTTGATGGCAATAACATTAAGGTTGTCAGGCACTCCATTGAAGAGAGGAATTCGTTAGCGGCAAATGCGGTTTATGACATTTTTGCACTAAAGGACAAGGAGCTGCTGATAGGCACCCAAGGAGGCGGGATAAGCCGTTTCAATCTATTCAAAAGAGAATTCAGGACGCTCAACAAGTATCCGGGCGGCAAAATCTTTTATGCCAAAGAATTTCATGAGTTAAATGCCGGCACATACGTAGTCCTATACGACGAGGGCATTTTGTTATTCAACACGAACACCGATACCTTTAAAAAGGTAAACATGGGTACCACCAATAGCAAAATAGCGGTTGTGGACACGGATTCCTTTTGGATAAGCACGGGAAGTATACTGTACAAGTACAGTGTTTCGAAAGATCAAATAGTCCATAAAAAGGAGTTTCAGAAGCCCATAAACATGCTAGTTTACAGTGCCAATCAGTTGCTTTTGGCATTTGACGACAGTATCGCCAGCTATACCGAACAGGGCATTCAAAAAAGGGCAATTACCGACAGTGCGATTTTACATTCTGCTCATTTTGGGGAAAGGACGGTTCTGGCCTCCAAAACAAGCCTGTACAATTTCGATTTTGACAGTTTTCGACTTTCAAGTATTCGTTCCTCAATTGATTTCGGAAACTACGGTATCAATACCTTGTTTTTTGACCGGCACAATCAACTTTGGGTGGGTACCGAAAGGGCCCTGTTCAAATCCAAATCCATGCTTTCAATATTCAAAACACAAACCATTCCCCTACATGCACGACGAATAATAAAGCATCGAGACAAATTGTACATCGGGGGCATCAACGGTTTGTATAAAATCGATTCGGACCGAAAACCGGTCCGAGTACTTGACGGCCATATCCTGGCATTGAATTCCATTGGTCCGGAACTCTGGGTTACCACCCTGTCGGGTGATGTCATAAAGCTCGAAAGGGATTCTGTAGAAAAAAGAATTGCTTTGGGCAGCTCGGATAACATTTTCAGGATTTACGGGCTGGAGCAGGATTCCAATGGTAAAATTTGGGTGGGCTGCTGGTCAAAAGGCATTGTCGTTCTCAATGGGAACGGCGGGCTTTTAAAAGAAATACCCCTCAATGCCCTGTACGGTATCGAAGAAGCCAAAATCTTGAAAATGTTCATTGACTCCAAAGACAGGTTGTGGATGGCCACCGCCGCCAATGGCATATTCATGCTTCCCAACGTCTCGTCCTATGACCCGGAAGGAGAAACACTTCCTGTCAGGCATTATACTTACAAGTCAGAGGACATAAATTCGATAAATTCCAACATTCTGTTTTCCATTGAAGAAGACCGCAATAATCTTATTTGGTTCAGTACAGACTTGGGGATTGCATACTATGACGAAAAAAAAGACAATTTCAAAAGGTTACGCATCGACGGCAAGCTATTCGACAAAAAAGTAATGACCATCCGGTGCGATGCCCATAACAACCTTTGGATGTCTTCCATCGGCAATGGCCTTTATGTCTACCTGCAAAGCACGAATAAAATCATCAATTACACCACGGATTCCGGATTGATCTCAAATGCCTTTTTGTTTACCTCCGGTTATTTCGACGGGAACACCAATACGCTCTATTTTGGTACCGATACAGGAATTCAGACGATTGAGCTCAACAGACCGACACAACTGAACGCAGCCCAAAGACCTTTAATAACGGATTTGAAAATCAATGGAGAATCCCGTGATTTCATCCGCATGCCCTATCAAAACAAAATCAGTCTCACGCACAAGGAAAACGATATGGCCATCCAATTTTCCAGTTTGGATTTGGAACATGCCATCAATGTGGATTACAGCTATAGTTTGGATGACAACCCGTGGCATGCCATGGAAGCCCAAACGGTTTATTTTTCCAACCTGAATTATGGAAAGCACATATTACGGGTAAAATCCAATTACAACATAAACCTACTGGACCGAGATAAAAACCTGTCAGAATTTGCAATTGCCATTAGGCCCCCATGGTACAGGACGACAATGGCCTACGTGATTTATTTCCTGCTCGTACTGGGCAGTGCCGCATTGGTCATCCACCTCTTCCTAAAAAGTAAAATAGCCCATATCGAAACACAGAAAACAAGAGAGATAAACCGGTTACAGTCCAAAATGTACGCCAATATATCGCATGAGTTCAGGACGCCACTTACCGTTATCGGCGGGCTGTCAAAATCCCTGCAAAAAAACGATTCGCAAACCGGTATCGTGGACAAGGCCAAGCATATTGAAAAAAGCAGCAATCGACTATTGTCCCTGGTCAACCAAATGCTGGACTTGGTCTCTTTGGATGCCAAAAAGATGGAGCTAAGCTATAAGCAGGGCGATATCATTCCATTCATAAAAACAGTGGTTTCATATTACAATGCTTTGGCCGAGCCCAAAAATATCAACCTACGGTTTTCTTCGGAGACCAAAACACAAATAATGGATTTCGATGATGACAAACTTCAGAAGGTAATGAACAATTTACTCTCGAACGCTTTAAAATTCACCCAAAGAGACGGTGCGGTTTTGGTGAACGTCAAAAAAGAAGACGAACACATCGAAATTCGAGTTCGGGACACGGGAACCGGCATTGGGAAAGAACACCTGCCCCATGTTTTTAACCGTTATTACAAAACTTTCGACCTGGACAAGAACCTGGGCAGCGGTATCGGCATGGCCCTGACCAAGGAATTGGTGGAATTGATGAGCGGGTCCATAAGCGTAGAGAGCGAGCCCGGCAAAGGCTCACTGTTCTCAATACGTCTGCCCATTACCAATAAGGCCGATTTGGCTACTCCAAAAACCAGATTGCCATTTGTTGAAAGGGAAGAAAGCCCAAAAGAAGGGACGAACGGGCCGGATCAACATGTACAGGCCGGCACGGTTTTTTCAATTCTTATAGTCGAAGACAATTATGAAATAAGGCAGTATCTAAAACAACTGCTGCACGGGACCTACCGCATATACACAGCGACCAATGGGGATGAAGGCATTAAAACTGCACAAAAAAAGTCCATAGACTTCATTATAAGCGATGTGAGCATGCCCAAAATGGACGGTTTCGAATTTTGTCAAAAAATAAAGCAAAACATAAAGACTTCGCACATCCCTTTTATAATGGTCAGTGCCAGAACCCAGACGGAATCCAAGCTCAAAGGGTATACGCTGGGTGCGGACGCCTATTTGTACAAACCCTTTAATGAACGGGAATTACTCCTCATTATCGGCAATTTGCTGAAAAGGGTCGAGCACACCAAGTCCCATTTCGGCCACTTACTCCAAATACGGCAGTCCAAACAAGCAAGCGTACAACAAATCGATATCGACTTTATTAAGCAGCTACAAACCTATGCCCTGTCCAAGAGCACTAAAATCCCCATAGACGAGCTGGCGAAATCCCTGCACATCAGCCGTTCCCAAATGCACCGTAAAATAAAGGCCCTTACCGGAAAATCCACAACCCTGTACATCAATTCCATACGTCTTGAAAAAGCAAAGACACTATTGAGTAGCACGGACCTAAACATCAGCGAAATTGCCTACGAGGTCAATTTTGACGATGTGGCCTACTTTTCCAAAACCTTTAGGAAGGTGCACGGTTCATCACCCTCCGAATACAGGGAAAATCATAAAAAATAA